In Bdellovibrio sp. GT3, one genomic interval encodes:
- a CDS encoding Hpt domain-containing protein, with product METDNDLVGVSRQLKSLRGFDSHAFNHLLEDTTPNTVLRILARFSVSLNECIPVLEQGATTGDAEAVWKAAHKLAGSAEMLGFKEFGRNSKELSWQLKQSAHIGASQEEVNFYLMQARELAKQLTDVFPNQKHYL from the coding sequence GTGGAAACAGATAATGACTTGGTGGGAGTCAGCAGGCAGTTGAAATCGCTGCGAGGGTTTGACTCACACGCATTTAATCATTTATTGGAAGATACGACTCCTAATACCGTTTTGCGGATATTGGCGCGTTTTAGTGTATCGTTGAACGAATGCATTCCGGTTTTGGAGCAGGGAGCTACAACTGGGGACGCCGAGGCAGTGTGGAAGGCGGCTCATAAACTGGCCGGGTCTGCAGAGATGTTGGGGTTTAAGGAGTTTGGCAGAAATTCCAAAGAACTAAGCTGGCAACTGAAGCAATCCGCGCATATCGGCGCAAGTCAGGAAGAGGTGAACTTCTACTTGATGCAAGCCCGTGAGTTGGCAAAACAGCTTACGGATGTCTTTCCTAATCAGAAGCACTATCTCTAA
- a CDS encoding response regulator transcription factor, with protein sequence MAKILCIEDSTEFFIYLSSVLKDHTLTQAESIADAFNIVQTGRDSFDLVLLDISLPDGNGMKILPDLKDSFKAKPVPIIILSTDDDIISKVAAFGIGADDYISKPPNSSELRARVDARLRAVKSYQQNTQQVQLGDLYIDSNRMCVELRNPKTGTVQIELTPFEFKILKILCARPGQVYSREQLIDQVWGVGKYVTERTVDAHVSHLRKKISDSSVKVETVLSAGYKAAVRDSASD encoded by the coding sequence ATGGCAAAAATCCTGTGCATCGAAGATAGTACTGAGTTTTTTATTTACTTGAGTTCGGTTTTAAAAGACCACACGTTAACTCAAGCCGAATCTATTGCAGATGCTTTCAATATCGTGCAAACAGGACGGGATAGTTTCGATTTGGTATTATTGGATATCTCACTTCCAGACGGAAACGGGATGAAAATCCTTCCGGATCTGAAGGATTCTTTTAAAGCGAAACCTGTTCCAATTATCATTTTGAGCACGGACGATGATATCATCAGCAAGGTCGCGGCCTTCGGTATCGGTGCGGATGATTACATCTCAAAACCACCAAACTCCAGTGAATTGCGCGCCCGTGTTGATGCCAGACTTCGTGCCGTTAAATCCTATCAGCAAAACACTCAGCAAGTGCAATTGGGTGATCTATATATCGACTCAAATCGCATGTGTGTTGAACTGCGCAACCCCAAGACAGGCACAGTTCAAATCGAACTGACACCTTTTGAATTCAAAATTCTGAAAATCCTTTGCGCCCGCCCAGGGCAAGTCTACAGCCGAGAGCAACTCATCGATCAAGTATGGGGTGTTGGCAAGTATGTGACCGAAAGAACGGTTGACGCCCACGTCAGTCACTTGCGCAAGAAGATCAGCGACAGCTCCGTCAAAGTGGAGACTGTGCTGAGCGCAGGATACAAAGCCGCTGTTAGAGATAGTGCTTCTGATTAG
- a CDS encoding SDR family oxidoreductase, with product MQKHATIFKKVVLVTGCTSGLGKAICESLIRSSRYRVVVTARGRSFMRLAEIFPENDDTLHLPLDVTSESEISNAVNEICRRWGRIDILINNAGVCFRSVVEHMDANAEDLQMRTNFFGPVNLMKSVLPIMREQRSGHIINISSVSGMVSMPTMASYSASKHALEGVSEALWYECRPYGIQVSIVQPGFINSPSFRNVILSRKARLSYELRGPHSEYYDSMTPFIENLMGYSMSRPEVVAAKILKLLEMKNPPLRIKVTLDAILFGLLRRLIPGFWFHKLMFYFLPRSGQWGNKKWAQEEGPLSPRRKI from the coding sequence ATGCAAAAGCATGCGACCATTTTCAAGAAAGTGGTTTTGGTGACCGGATGCACTTCCGGTCTGGGCAAAGCCATATGCGAAAGTCTGATTCGTTCCAGTCGATATCGGGTGGTGGTAACCGCACGGGGTCGCTCGTTCATGCGGCTGGCGGAAATTTTCCCTGAAAATGATGATACTTTGCACCTGCCTTTGGATGTCACAAGTGAAAGTGAGATTTCCAATGCAGTGAATGAGATCTGCCGGCGTTGGGGGAGGATTGATATACTTATTAATAATGCCGGTGTTTGTTTTCGGTCTGTCGTTGAACACATGGATGCCAATGCCGAAGACCTGCAAATGCGTACCAATTTTTTTGGGCCAGTTAACCTGATGAAATCTGTTTTGCCAATAATGCGTGAGCAGCGCTCGGGTCATATCATAAATATCTCGTCAGTGAGTGGCATGGTTTCAATGCCTACGATGGCTTCCTACAGTGCCTCCAAACATGCTCTGGAGGGTGTCAGTGAGGCCTTATGGTATGAATGTCGGCCCTACGGAATTCAAGTCAGCATTGTTCAGCCGGGATTTATCAATTCACCATCATTTCGCAATGTCATTTTGTCACGTAAAGCCCGACTCAGTTACGAGCTGCGCGGCCCGCATTCGGAATACTATGACTCGATGACTCCATTCATTGAAAACTTAATGGGTTATTCCATGAGTCGGCCTGAAGTCGTAGCCGCAAAAATTTTAAAACTGCTTGAGATGAAGAATCCACCGTTAAGAATCAAAGTGACCTTGGATGCGATTTTGTTTGGATTGTTGCGCAGATTGATTCCGGGATTCTGGTTTCACAAACTGATGTTCTATTTTTTACCAAGATCCGGACAGTGGGGAAATAAAAAATGGGCTCAGGAGGAGGGACCCCTGAGCCCACGGAGGAAAATATAA
- a CDS encoding SLBB domain-containing protein yields the protein MIVAKLFRYVTALIFAFNSIAFAQSHDSLGMSDIKPPAQASEYIFRSSPKESLISVQLLGAVNRPGIYYVPPSTDLLKLITLAGGSSSSGDMSEILVRKLEPKTWAEIKSKAVEEYQGAYEVDAEKVIKYGGGKQLKLAQDDFIYVPQKSYMVSSDTARSITIVSLVLGIALTAILIDKNSGQGLHK from the coding sequence ATGATCGTTGCGAAGTTGTTCCGATATGTCACAGCTCTGATTTTCGCTTTCAATTCCATTGCATTTGCGCAATCACATGATTCGCTTGGAATGAGTGATATCAAACCACCAGCCCAGGCATCGGAATACATTTTCCGTTCATCGCCTAAAGAATCTCTTATCAGTGTACAGCTCTTGGGTGCGGTTAATCGCCCTGGTATCTACTATGTGCCACCATCAACGGATTTGTTAAAGCTGATCACTTTGGCTGGAGGGTCCAGTTCATCCGGTGATATGTCAGAAATCCTGGTTAGAAAGTTAGAGCCCAAAACTTGGGCAGAAATCAAATCCAAGGCAGTGGAAGAGTATCAAGGTGCCTACGAAGTTGATGCTGAAAAGGTCATCAAGTATGGGGGAGGCAAACAGTTGAAGCTGGCTCAGGATGATTTCATTTATGTTCCCCAAAAATCCTACATGGTGAGCAGTGACACAGCGAGATCCATCACGATTGTCTCTTTGGTGCTTGGTATTGCGTTGACGGCGATCCTGATTGATAAGAATTCCGGACAAGGGCTTCACAAGTAA
- a CDS encoding O-antigen ligase family protein, with translation MIHAKDARILFLIKSLVALTFLCKVSLGGLLPIPREIPFLIFQQGMHPYVNVLLTLLLGIPLLLLWLRVPVRQHLSGFYKLFVFFLMIILAVQTLLQIHYVNPDESVLFQLGAMLLSLFMVGIYGLIIPSLWNVQDFLRFVQRWAGALVLLSLIVLILSPGSAFKGGRFIGVFKHIPHMVTCATTAFIFSMGTFLLDRKLKHKIWDVLILIASFTAIVLTGTRSSAAAAMFAFLLTMILHETRTSQGRMFKVIVVSLLTTFTLFFGMQTYQLAHEIATGHASLGGRQAQDGVASRWEEVERGSEIFQREPWLGQGLVSKFASGNEVDVGNYNSFKDPHNIFVSAGVVGGWPLLVLAAIALGLMTIGALKAIRSFSIAKRQISIYLLAHVPILVIYHVHLSIGGMADRLYWMIFGFVAAAVFEEVRYKSLLGRPFKSLEQPLDSQNA, from the coding sequence ATGATTCACGCCAAAGACGCCCGTATTTTATTTCTGATAAAATCTTTGGTGGCGTTAACTTTCCTGTGCAAAGTTTCATTGGGTGGGCTTTTGCCCATCCCGCGGGAGATTCCTTTTTTGATTTTTCAGCAAGGCATGCATCCTTATGTAAATGTTTTGCTGACACTGCTTTTGGGAATTCCACTGCTGTTGTTGTGGTTAAGAGTTCCTGTCAGACAACATCTTAGTGGTTTCTATAAGCTATTCGTCTTTTTCTTAATGATTATTCTGGCAGTACAAACTCTGCTGCAGATTCACTATGTGAATCCTGATGAGTCCGTGCTTTTTCAATTGGGAGCAATGTTGCTGTCCCTGTTTATGGTCGGAATATATGGGTTGATTATTCCCAGTTTGTGGAATGTTCAGGATTTTCTTAGGTTTGTGCAAAGGTGGGCGGGTGCACTAGTTCTACTTTCGTTGATTGTTTTGATCTTGTCTCCAGGATCAGCATTCAAGGGCGGCCGCTTTATTGGCGTCTTTAAGCATATTCCTCATATGGTTACCTGTGCGACGACGGCGTTCATTTTTTCTATGGGCACATTTCTTTTGGATCGAAAATTGAAACATAAGATTTGGGATGTGTTGATTTTGATCGCGAGTTTTACCGCCATTGTTCTGACGGGGACCAGGTCGTCAGCGGCAGCCGCAATGTTCGCTTTTCTGTTGACGATGATTCTGCATGAAACCAGAACCTCGCAAGGGCGCATGTTTAAGGTTATTGTCGTTTCACTGCTGACCACATTCACCTTGTTTTTCGGAATGCAAACCTACCAATTGGCTCACGAAATTGCCACCGGACATGCTTCTCTGGGGGGGCGTCAGGCTCAGGATGGAGTGGCCTCGCGATGGGAAGAGGTGGAGCGTGGATCAGAAATCTTTCAGCGTGAACCTTGGTTGGGGCAAGGCTTGGTATCAAAGTTTGCGTCGGGCAATGAAGTTGATGTCGGTAACTATAACTCCTTTAAGGATCCCCATAATATTTTTGTCTCTGCCGGAGTGGTCGGAGGTTGGCCACTTTTGGTTTTGGCGGCAATTGCATTGGGATTAATGACCATCGGTGCACTGAAGGCAATTAGATCCTTCAGCATAGCAAAACGACAGATTTCAATTTACCTCCTGGCACATGTACCTATTCTGGTTATTTATCACGTCCATCTGTCGATTGGTGGTATGGCGGATAGATTGTATTGGATGATCTTTGGCTTCGTCGCGGCTGCGGTCTTTGAGGAAGTTCGCTACAAGTCACTTTTAGGCCGCCCTTTTAAGTCTCTTGAACAACCTTTAGACAGTCAAAACGCATAA
- a CDS encoding polysaccharide deacetylase family protein, which yields MKKPIAMLFGFGMLSLTACSNGFEAAQLDVSNAIKANQAAATYDAWHASEDSPEHVFEKWREEISKEGMTAADVCQALKEMDVKHLTLFEQELDAEVNQDIVKDCASELTSRLNDYYRDDRATLTTNLGNFFDGETVFTAPGKQTVVLPGAGVNKTSQFKFQTIERAIDTRNGFDGTARANGKRLHVGPKEVVLTFDDGPSPYTKTILKTLAEVDAKVMFFHVGRNVIANKEYVKMVANDGHVVGGHSMTHANLGKLGLQSAEKEMYGSLNAIQSVLGWAHPVFRFPYGSSRSDLKNSLKTHHVGEFFWNVDSLDWKSGRSNSEMIEFTMKQVRANNGGIVLFHDIQKRTMESLPQFLAVLHKEGYKIAVLRPTNVMMSPIKLP from the coding sequence ATGAAAAAGCCAATTGCTATGCTATTTGGGTTCGGAATGTTGTCACTTACTGCATGCAGTAATGGATTTGAAGCTGCTCAACTGGATGTTTCAAACGCAATTAAAGCCAACCAAGCGGCGGCAACGTACGATGCATGGCACGCTTCCGAAGACAGCCCGGAACATGTATTTGAAAAATGGCGCGAAGAGATCAGCAAAGAAGGCATGACGGCGGCCGATGTCTGTCAGGCGTTGAAAGAGATGGACGTTAAGCATTTGACTTTGTTTGAACAAGAGTTGGATGCGGAAGTGAATCAGGACATCGTCAAGGACTGTGCAAGTGAACTTACTTCCAGATTGAATGACTACTATCGTGATGATCGTGCGACTTTGACGACAAATCTTGGAAACTTTTTTGACGGGGAAACCGTTTTCACAGCCCCAGGAAAACAAACTGTGGTTCTGCCGGGTGCCGGCGTTAATAAAACATCCCAATTCAAGTTCCAAACAATTGAACGTGCGATTGACACCAGAAACGGCTTTGATGGCACAGCAAGAGCCAACGGCAAACGTCTGCATGTGGGTCCAAAAGAAGTTGTATTGACGTTTGATGATGGTCCATCTCCTTATACAAAAACAATCCTGAAAACCCTTGCGGAAGTGGATGCCAAGGTCATGTTCTTTCATGTTGGCAGAAACGTGATTGCCAATAAAGAATACGTGAAAATGGTTGCTAATGACGGCCACGTTGTCGGAGGTCACTCGATGACTCATGCCAACCTGGGTAAGCTGGGTTTGCAAAGCGCGGAAAAGGAAATGTACGGCAGTTTGAACGCCATCCAATCGGTTCTTGGTTGGGCTCACCCGGTATTCAGATTCCCATACGGCAGTTCCAGATCTGATTTGAAAAACTCATTGAAGACACACCATGTGGGTGAGTTTTTCTGGAATGTTGACAGCTTGGATTGGAAGTCAGGTCGTTCAAACTCTGAAATGATTGAATTCACAATGAAACAAGTGCGCGCCAACAACGGTGGAATTGTTTTATTCCACGATATTCAAAAACGTACTATGGAAAGCCTTCCGCAGTTCCTTGCGGTGCTCCATAAAGAGGGCTACAAGATTGCAGTTCTTAGACCTACCAATGTGATGATGAGTCCTATCAAGCTTCCATAA